Proteins encoded within one genomic window of Hahella chejuensis KCTC 2396:
- a CDS encoding leucine-rich repeat domain-containing protein has product MLQRTLALMIFTLLAGCGQSEPQKAEPEANNAPQYSEAEIQRYVDQCDKHDGKSPLEIVRACVKLIKATHYHTLDLKGLNIDSLPDDVFKGLEHVKILYLSENSLSSLPKSISEMKSLKVVHLGWNEFKEFPVELFDIEGLKDVYISKNKISHIDEGLKNINSLRRIILSHNELKEFPHVFTEMPKLKILDLGTNAISEIPESIRNMSGLIGLSLSYNDVKAIPAGIGGLENLTMLDLSSNDLRSLPIEIAHLPKLIEPVENHSGFVNNLLGLGFEEDGEEIYGVSILKGYKTTPSVSEYSGINLLFNDISSLDREFCKVFFMKLDSKVVINCN; this is encoded by the coding sequence ATGCTTCAGCGCACTCTAGCTCTAATGATATTCACTCTGCTTGCCGGATGCGGACAATCCGAACCTCAAAAAGCTGAACCTGAGGCTAATAATGCTCCTCAGTATTCTGAGGCTGAGATCCAACGATATGTGGACCAGTGTGACAAGCACGATGGGAAGTCCCCACTGGAGATTGTGAGGGCATGTGTAAAATTAATTAAAGCAACACATTACCATACTCTTGATTTGAAGGGACTAAATATCGACAGTCTTCCCGATGATGTTTTTAAGGGCTTGGAGCATGTCAAAATTCTATATCTTAGCGAGAACTCGTTGTCCAGTTTGCCAAAGTCTATATCTGAAATGAAAAGTCTTAAAGTTGTACACTTAGGATGGAATGAATTTAAGGAGTTCCCAGTTGAATTGTTTGATATAGAAGGATTGAAGGATGTATATATATCAAAGAATAAAATATCTCATATTGATGAAGGTTTGAAAAATATAAACTCTTTGAGGCGAATTATTCTTTCGCATAATGAACTGAAAGAGTTTCCGCATGTTTTTACAGAGATGCCGAAACTTAAGATCCTTGACCTAGGAACAAACGCTATCAGTGAAATCCCTGAATCTATAAGAAATATGTCTGGGCTTATAGGGTTGTCCTTGTCTTATAATGATGTTAAAGCAATTCCTGCGGGAATAGGTGGTCTGGAAAATTTAACCATGTTGGATCTAAGTTCTAATGATCTACGGTCACTACCTATTGAGATTGCACATCTTCCGAAACTAATTGAACCAGTTGAAAATCATAGTGGATTTGTAAATAACTTGCTGGGCTTAGGGTTTGAAGAAGATGGCGAGGAAATTTATGGTGTTTCAATATTGAAAGGTTATAAAACCACCCCTTCAGTGAGCGAATATTCAGGAATAAACCTTCTATTTAATGACATTTCATCGCTGGATAGAGAATTTTGTAAAGTTTTCTTTATGAAGCTAGATAGTAAGGTTGTTATTAATTGTAATTAA